From Candoia aspera isolate rCanAsp1 chromosome 4, rCanAsp1.hap2, whole genome shotgun sequence, a single genomic window includes:
- the MAPK7 gene encoding mitogen-activated protein kinase 7 → MAEPPVEEEGEEAAQSQPKQEPTHQATVAAKNLAILKARSFDVTFEVGDEYEVIETIGTGAYGVVSSARRRDTGQQVAIKKIPNAFDVVMNAKRTLRELKILKHFKHDNIIAIKDILKPSVPYAEFKSVYVVLDLMESDLHQIIHSSQPLTLEHVRYFLYQLLRGLKYIHSANVIHRDLKPSNLLINENCELKIGDFGMARGLCTKPVEYKYFMTEYVATRWYRAPELMLSLHEYTQAIDMWSVGCIFAEMLGRKQLFPGKNYIHQLQLIITVLGTPPAKVVHSIGADRVRAYIQSLPSRQPVPWESLYQNADRKALSLLSKMLRFDPRERISVVEALNHPFLAKYHDPDDEPDCVPAFDFDFDKQVLTKEQIKEAIVAEIKDFHERREGIRRQISFKPALRPAVVDGCGDDAANQALLLRCNDIDMPSAGSPRAGDGDYAMASPVPYPAETIDFASPLMPSSVAQPEVKAEVEAPAAPPKREGAISDDTKAALKALILQSALRNKNKDTPSSVPETPDIRRPVTAKERQREREEKRKRRQERAKEREKQKKEKEREHKDMLTENDRNLLERWTKMVDRTQNKPTQNGSVVLPQITTASHVLPLVPAAKPSSCAASTPSCNTPAPSEFLAFSDKAGPGLAPKLTLVPVGTELASVQASNANIVRFFPAQTAPFVVATPACPKAIPAKSECLLNVKYAPSQIFQGPYGVTALNAWRSVSQPENWAVPGQLPVGQPEVAPSGPLPEPVVSFVARAGTDQPLFLPGMGKSELPPQGLTREEARGSPQSQVASGLSSESPDINVVTQQLSKSQVEDLLPPVFSGTPKGSGAGYGVGFDLEEFLNQSFDMVGENRESQGDSAPLSASLLADWLEVHRMNPADMESLQQELQLGSPMILSDIPDLQDA, encoded by the exons ATGGCCGAACCACCAGTGGAAGAAGAGGGTGAGGAAGCAGCTCAAAGTCAACCCAAGCAGGAGCCAACCCATCAGGCCACGGTGGCAGCCAAGAACTTAGCCATTTTGAAGGCCCGGTCATTTGATGTCACCTTTGAAGTGGGGGATGAGTATGAAGTCATTGAGACAATTGGCACCGGAGCTTATGGCGTGGTGAGCTCAGCACGGCGCAGGGACACAG GCCAGCAGGTGGCAATCAAGAAGATCCCAAATGCCTTTGACGTGGTGATGAATGCCAAACGTACCCTCCGGGAGCTAAAAATCTTGAAGCATTTCAAGCATGACAACATCATTGCCATCAAGGATATCCTGAAACCCTCCGTGCCTTATGCTGAATTCAAGTCCGT GTATGTGGTGCTAGACTTGATGGAGAGTGACCTACACCAGATTATCCATTCCTCACAGCCTCTCACCTTGGAGCATGTGCGCTACTTCCTCTACCAGCTCCTCCGAGGCCTTAAGTACATCCACTCGGCAAACGTCATCCACCGAGACCTCAAGCCCAGCAACTTGCTGATCAACGAGAACTGTGAGCTGAAGATCGGTGACTTTGGGATGGCCCGGGGCCTCTGCACCAAGCCGGTTGAATACAAGTACTTCATGACAGAGTACGTGGCCACTCGCTGGTACAGAGCTCCCGAGCTGATGCTGTCCCTGCACGAGTACACACAGGCGATAGACATGTGGTCCGTGGGGTGCATTTTTGCAGAGATGCTCGGGCGGAAGCAGCTCTTTCCCGGGAAAAACTATATCCACCAGCTGCAGCTGATCATCACCGTCCTGGGCACTCCTCCTGCAAAAGTGGTCCACTCCATTGGTGCTGACCGGGTGCGTGCCTACATCCAGAGCTTGCCATCCCGCCAGCCAGTGCCGTGGGAGAGCCTCTACCAGAATGCCGACCGGAAAGCCTTGTCTTTGCTCTCCAAGATGCTCCGCTTCGACCCACGCGAGCGCATCTCTGTCGTGGAGGCCTTGAACCACCCGTTCTTGGCGAAGTATCACGATCCAGATGATGAGCCAGACTGCGTCCCGGCTTTTGATTTCGACTTTGACAAGCAGGTGCTCACCAAGGAACAAATCAAGGAAGCCATCGTGGCCGAAATCAAGGACTTCCATGAGCGCCGGGAAGGCATCCGGCGGCAGATCAGTTTCAAGCCCGCTCTTAGGCCAGCAGTTGTGGACGGCTGCGGGGATGATGCCGCCAACCAGGCGCTGCTGCTGCGCTGCAATGACATAGACATGCCCAGCGCTGGTTCTCCAAGGGCCGGAGATGGTGATTACGCGATGGCCTCTCCTGTACCCTACCCAGCAGAGACAATTGACTTCGCCTCTCCTCTTATGCCATCCTCTGTCGCGCAGCCGGAAGTAAAGGCTGAGGTGGAGGCCCCTGCTGCCCCACCGAAGCGGGAAGGGGCCATCTCGGACGATACCAAGGCTGCTCTGAAAGCCCTCATCTTGCAGTCTGCGCTCCGGAATAAAAACAAAG ATACACCTTCCTCTGTCCCAGAAACTCCCGATATCCGGAGACCAGTAACGGCAAAGGAACGCCAGCGTGAGAGAGAGGAGAAACGTAAGCGGCGCCAGGAGCGGGCCAAGGAGCGAGAGAagcagaagaaggagaaggaacggGAACACAAGGACATGCTGACCGAGAACGACCGGAACCTTCTGGAAAGGTGGACCAAGATGGTAGACCGCACCCAGAACAAGCCAACCCAAAATGGGTCTGTGGTCTTGCCCCAGATAACCACTGCCAGTCACGTCCTGCCTTTGGTTCCTGCTGCCAAGCCCTCGAGCTGTGCCGCTTCTACCCCTTCCTGTAACACCCCAGCCCCCTCCGAAttccttgctttctctgacaaagCAGGGCCTGGCCTTGCCCCCAAGCTCACTCTCGTTCCAGTGGGGACTGAGCTAGCATCAGTCCAGGCCTCCAACGCCAACATTGTTCGCTTCTTCCCAGCGCAGACTGCCCCCTTCGTGGTCGCCACCCCGGCTTGCCCCAAAGCCATCCCTGCCAAGTCTGAGTGCCTCCTGAACGTCAAGTATGCCCCAAGCCAGATCTTCCAAGGTCCGTATGGCGTGACGGCCCTCAATGCTTGGCGTAGCGTCTCCCAGCCCGAGAACTGGGCTGTTCCTGGGCAACTGCCTGTCGGCCAGCCTGAGGTGGCACCCTCTGGGCCATTGCCAGAACCGGTGGTCAGCTTTGTGGCAAGAGCTGGGACGGATCAACCTCTGTTCCTGCCTGGGATGGGGAAGTCTGAACTGCCGCCGCAGGGGCTGACCAGAGAAGAAGCTAGAGGGTCTCCTCAGTCCCAGGTGGCATCAGGACTATCTTCGGAGTCTCCTGACATCAACGTGGTCACCCAGCAGCTGTCAAAATCTCAG GTGGAAGATCTCCTGCCTCCTGTCTTCTCTGGAACACCCAAAGGCAGTGGTGCTGGTTATGGGGTTGGATTTGACCTGGAAGAATTCCTGAATCAGTCTTTTGACATGGTGGGGGAGAACAGAGAGAG TCAAGGTGACTCTGCTCCACTGTCAGCCTCCCTTCTCGCTGATTGGCTGGAAGTCCATCGCATGAACCCTGCCGACATGGAGTCCCTCCAGCAGGAACTGCAGCTGGGCTCTCCCATGATCCTCTCTGACATTCCAGACCTCCAAGATGCATGA